CGCCGGCGAGCACGCGGCGGCCGGTGCCATCGGGGCGCACCACCAGGACCCGGGTGTGCTCGCCGCCGCCCGGGGCCGAGGTGTACGCGATCCAGTGCCCGTCGGGGGACCACGACACCTCGGTCACGGGGTCGGGGTCGGCGTCGAGTACGTGGGCCTCTGCGCTCCGGGCCGGTCCGCTCCACAGTTGCGGGACCCCTGCCCGGTCGCAGATGAACGCGACGTTCTCGCCGGTGGGGTCGGCCGCGGGATACCAGCATCCGTGGGCGGTGAGGAGGGCCGGCGGATCGCCGTGGTGGTCGTCCGGCACGTGTACGGGCGCGGGTGCCGGTACGGGGACTTCCGGCGCGCCGGAAGACGGGGCCGTCGGCTTCGTACGATCCGGGGGCATGGCCGCCTCTCTCCGCCTCTCTCCGCTTCGCCGGGGCTGCGCCTCCGGCGGGCCGTCGCGGATCAGTGAATGCCGTGCACCTGCAACCAGATCTCCAGCGAAGCCACCTGCCACAGCGTGCCGGCTCCCCGCTTGGCACGGTGGCGGTCGGGTTCCGCCAGCAGTGCGGCCACGTGCCGCTGGTCGAAGATCCCGCGCCGGCGCGCCTCCGGTGCGGTCAGGGCGTCCCGTACGCGGGCCAGCACCGGCCCGGCCATCTGCCGGACCCCCGGCACGGGGAAGTAGCCCTTGGGGCGGTCCACGATCTCCGGGGGCAGGACCTTGCGGCCGATGTCCTTGAGCACGGCCTTGCCGCCCTGGTCCAGTTTGAGCTCGGGGGGGCAGGCGGCGGCGAGTTCGACGAGCTCGTGGTCCAGGAACGGCACGCGTGCCTCCAGGCCCCAGGCCATCGTCATGTTGTCGACCCGTTTGACCGGGTCGTCGGGCATGAGCGCGTGGACGTCCATCCGCAGGGCCGCGTCGAGGGAGGTTTCGGCGCCGGGGGCGGCCATGTGGGCACGGACGAACTCCATGGAGGCGTCGTGGGCCGCGGCCACGTCCGGGTGCAGCATGGCGGTGACCTCGTCGTGCGTCCTGTCGAAGTACGCGTCGGCGTACGCGTCGGGCGCGCCCTCCCGGCCGGCCGAGGCGATCGGCGGGTACCAGTGGTAGCCGGCGAACACCTCGTCCGCTCCCTGGCCGCAGAGCACCACCTTGACGTCCTTGGCGACCTGCTCGGACAGCAGATGGAACGCCACGGCGTCATGGCTGACCATCGGCTCGCTCATGGCTCCGATCGCGCCTTCCAGTGCGGCGGGGAGCCGGCCGGTGGGGATCATGAACTTGTGGTGGTCGGTCGAGAACGTGCGGGCGATGAGGTCGGAGAACCGGAATTCGTCGCCGTCCTCCCCGTTCTCCGCTTCGAATCCCATCGCGAACGTGGGGAGGTCGAAACCCCCCAGCCCCTCCTCCGCCAGCAGGGCCACGATCAGGCTGGAGTCCAGGCCTCCCGAGAGCAGCACGCCGACGGGGACGTCGGCGACCATGCGCCGCCGCACCGCCGTGCGCAGCGCGTCGTACACCGCCTCGCGCCACAGCGCCGGGTCCGTGCCGAATGCGGAGTGCCGGGTGTAGGAGGGCTGCCAGTAGCAGTGGTCGTGGTGGGTGCCGTCCCGCTCGACGACGCGGACGGTGGCCGGCGGAATCTTGCGCACTCCGGCCAGTACGGTCCTGGGCGCCGGTACCGTGCCGTGCCAGCTCAGGTACTGGTGGAGCGCCACCGGGTCGAGGGAGGTGTCGACGCCCCCGCCCGCCAGCAGAGCCGGCAGCGTGGAGGCGAAGCGGAGCCGGTGGGCGTCCTGGGTGACGTACAGGGGCTTGATGCCCAGGCGGTCACGGCCGAGCACGACGCAGCCCGTGTGGTGCTCCACCACGGCGAAGGCGAACATGCCGACGAGGAGGTCCACACATTCCAGGCCCCACTGTGCGTACGCCTTGACGAGCACCTCGGTGTCGGAGTCGGAGAAGAACCGGTGTCCGATGTCTTCGAGCCGGCCGCGCACCTCGCGGTGGTTGTAGATGCAGCCGTTGAAGACCACCGTCAGACCCAGCCGGGCGTCGGTCATGGGCTGGGCACCCCGCTCCGAGAGGTCGATGATCTTCAACCGCCGGTGCCCCAGGGCGACCGCCCCCTGCGACCAGGCGCCTCGGCCGTCGGGCCCGCGTGATTCCAGAGCATCGGCCATGCGTTCGACCGCGGCGAGGTCGGGACGGCCGCCGTCGAAGCGCACCTCCCCACTCAAGCCGCACATGGGGCACCTGCCGATCCGTCGCCACGCAGAAGCGTTCCCCGTACTGCTCTCGTTCCCGAGGGCTCGGCCACGTCCGCCATATGTTCCTTCGCTCCTGTGCCGTTCAGCCCGCACCGTGCGGGCTCATGGCGTCTGCCCGACCGTCCGATCCCCAAGCCGAGGGTCTGCGTCCCGATGGCGGGGACCGGTGCACGCGGGCCGTGGAGGCCCCGCACCCGGCGGCCGACACGCCCACGGCCCTGTCCGCGACGACACCCCCACTTATGCCCCGCCTGCGCACGGATCCACACGGCCTCCGATGGACCACCCGACCGGCGCACCGAGCCGGCGCTCAAGATGTCCTGTGGTCATGAAGCACGATGACGCCGCCACTCCAGCCTCGGACATCGCAATCCGATCGATTTCGAGGCAGCCTTCGTCATACCACCCACTACACCTGCCCCAGCCGCCCGGCCCCGCATGTGCATCCAGAGACACCCAGATGCGGGGCAGGGCGTCGTGGCGCACGTTGGAAGAGAGATTCCGGCCTTCGCACGGAGCCGCAATGAAGCGGGGAACCAGAGGCACGGCCGTGGTCGTGACTGCTGGACTGCTCGTGGTGGGCGGCCTGGCGAGGGTCGACCTCGAACCCTTGTCTGTAATGACTGAGCCGGTGGCTCTGGCTTCGAGCGCTTCCGCGTACTGCCCGGCGCCGACAGGCTCACCCGCAGACGGCGGCGGATCACCGTCCGGACCCGGACCAGGGTCCAGCGTTCGTCTTCGAAGCCGTGCGCCGACGGCCCCTTGCCGGGTGGGCTGCACCGTCCCGGGCAGGCGAGATCGCCCACGACCACGGCACGCTCCTGTTCCCGGCCGGTCCGCGTCGTCAACGCCTCTACGCCGGGTGCCGCAGCTTGTCCGGGCGCGGAACCGGCTGACCGCCCGAGGTGTCACCGAGCCCGGCGGTGTCACCGGGCATCTCCAGCCGCTTGCGGCCGCGGCCCGAGCGGATCGCCGACGTGCATGCCTGGAGCCCGGCCCGTCACCCATTCGGTCCAGTGCCGCAAGTCGTGAGGTCCGGCTTCCGTCAGAGACAGGCGGGATCGCGGCCTCGATCGAGCAGACCGGCGTATCTGCGGCGCCAGCGGCTGATCACGGAGCATGAGCGGCGCGTCCCGTCGCAGCCCGACGCCCACTTTGCCCGGATATTATGCATTCGTGATCAGAGCAAGGCGGTCGGGGCGCCGCCGCCCTCTCTATGGCGACCGGTGGGACGCTGCCCTGCTGTCACCGGTCTTCGTTACCGTGCTCATCACTGCTCTGGCGTTCTCCACGCCGAGGGAGTTTGCCTTCAGCCGTCTTCTGCCTGCCGCGCCTGCCCTCGCGGCAGCAATGTGGCCCGTGCTCCCCACGATCTTGCTGGGGGCGTTCTGCCTGCTGGTCATGATCGGCCTGAGCTTCGCCTACACCGACCTGGGGACTGCCTACACGGCGGCTGCGATCATCGCGGTCACCCTGGCGGCCGCATACGCAAGCCATGTCCGACTCCAAAGGGAGGAGACGCTCCTCCACGTCCGGCTCGTCGCCGACACAGCCCAGAAAGTACTGCTGCGCCCACTGCCGCGCCGCATCGCGAATGTCGAGATCGAGTCGCTGTACCTGGCGGCCCAAGAGCAGGCCCGGATCGGCGGCGACTTCTACGAGGCGGTCGACACGCCGTTCGGGGTCCGTCTGCTCATCGGCGACGTACGCGGCAAGGGAATGGCGGCGGTAGGGGCGGCCTCAGCGGTGATCAGCAGCTTCAGGGAGGCCGCGTACGACGAGCCCGACCTGAGGGGCGTCGTCCATCGCCTGGAGGCCAGCATCTCCCGCCACAGCGCCGCGTTCCCCGCTCTGGACCTGCCGGAGCGCTTTGCGACCGCCCTGATCGCTGAGATCCCGCACGGCGGAGGCCGCATCAGCCTCCTCAACTGCGGGCACCCCCCGCCCCTGCTCGTGCGCCGCGGCGAGATCCGCGTCCTGGACCCCACCACGCCCTCTCCACCTCTCAACCTCGCATCGCTCATCGGAGACCACTACTGCGTCGACACCCTCGCCTTCGCTCCGGGCGACCAGCTGCTGCTTTACACAGACGGTGTCACGGAGACCAGGGATCGCGCCGGTGAGTTCTTCCCGCTGCCGGAGTGGATGCGTCGGCAAGGCCCGGCGCCGCCCCGCGAACTGCTCGACCGGCTCCATCGGGCCCTGTTCCACTACAGCGACGGAAGGATGGACGACGACATCGCGGTCCTTGCCGTGCAGTGCACGAGCAACCAGGTCCAAGGGCAGCCCGTGTAGGCGCCGGGAAGCTGTGGTGGGGACCCGCAGGCCGGCCGCCGGGCCCTCCTCGCGGCGCCGGTCCGGGTCGTCGACGCCGATCTCGCACCAGGGCTCGCCGCGCTGGAGCCGGGGCAGGGTGTTCACCCAGACCGCGATGGTGATGCCGTGCACGGCGGCAGTGAGCGCCTGGCGGCGGTTGTCGAGCAGGTGCTCCGCCTGCCCGCCAGGACGACGTGCAGCTGCGGGAAGGCAGGGCTTCGGCGCAGTCGCATGATGCCCGGTTTGTGATCACCGGAGGCCGAGGGGGCGACGGACGTCGCGGGCGTTGCGGCGGAGGCCGGCTGCGATGTCGTTCGGTCTGGCTGCCGGCGTGATCGGATATCGTCCGCGGTCATGGGTGAACTCATAGTGATCAGGCATGGCCAGACCGAGTGGAGCCTTTCAGGCCAGCACGCGGGACGGACCGACGTTCCGCTGACCGACGCGGGTGAGGCCGCCGCCAAGGCGCTCGCCCCCAGGCTGGCCCGGCGCGAACTGGTCGCCGTGTTCAGCAGTCCGCTGAGCCGAGCCATGCGGACCGCCGAACTGGCGGGCCTGACCGGCGCCAGGCCCGATCCAGACCTGTTGGAATGGGACTACGGCGGCTACGAGGGCCTGACCGCGGCGCAGATCCAGGAGACGAGGCCGGGCTGGGACCTGTGGCGGGACGGCGTCGTTCCCGGCGACGTGGCCCATCCCGGCGAGGAACTCCAGCAGGTAGCCGCGCGCACGGACGCGGTGCTGGGCCGGGTCCGGCCGCTGCTCGACGAGGGCGATGTCGCCGTCGTCGCCCACGGCCATCTGGCGCGCCTGCTCACCGTGCGCTGGCTCGGCCTCGACGCCTCCGCCGGCCGACTGCTCGGCCACCCGCACCCCGGCACCCTCAGCTTCCTGGCCACCGAGGACGGGCAGCCCGTCATCTCCGCCTGGAACGTGCCGTAGCGGCGGCTGACTTGGCAGGCAGACACGGTCTTCCAAGATCATGGAGTTCTCGACGCCCCGTGACCTGCTTGGAAGATCGTGCCTGCCGACGCATCATCGCCGATCCCGCGTGCCCTTGACCAGTTCCGCGAGCATCCGCAGCTCGCTCCCGATGAGGTACCCGGGCTGCTGGAGCGTCTGGCCGAGATACCCGACCCCCGTGACCCACGCGGAGTGCGCCATGCCCTCGTCGCGATCCTGGCGCTGACCGCTTGCGCGGTGCTGGCCGGCGCGACGTCGCTGCTGGCGGTCGGCGAGTGGATCGCCGACGCCCCGGCGCACGTGCTGGAACAAGTCGGCGTGCGCGTCGACCCGCTGACCCCGCGTCGGTGCCTGCCGGCGGAGACGACCGCTCGGCGCCTGCTGACCCGGATCGACGGCGACGCTCTGGATCGGTCGGTGGGCCGCTGGCTCGCCGATCGCCGCCCGAGCGGACCGGTTCCGCCGAAGCGCGCGCTCTGGCCGTGGACGGCAAGAGCCTGCGCGGCGCGGCCAAGGCAGGCGGCCGCAAGATCCACCTGCTCGCCGCCCTGGACCACACCACCGGCCTGGTCCTGGCCCAACTGGACGTGCAGGAGAAGACCAGCGAGATCACCTGCTTCCAGCCGCTGCTGGACACATTCGCCGGCCTCACCGGCATGGTCGTCACCAGCGACGCGATGCACACCCAGCGCGAGCACGCCGACTGCCTCCTGGGACGCGGCGCCCACTACATCGTGATCGTCAAGGGCAACCAGAAGATCCGCAAGCAGCTCAAGTCCCTTCCCCGGAAGGCGATCCCCCTGCAGGGTCGCACCCGCGAGGCCGGGCACGGGCGGGGCGAGATCCGCCGCATCAAGGCGGCCACCGTGAACAACCTACTGTTCCCCCACGCCCGCCAAGCCATCCAGCTCAAACGCCGCCGAGTGAACCGCAAGAGCGGCAAGATCACCATCAAGACGATCTACGCGGTCACCAGCCTGCCCGCCAGCCAGGCCTCACCCGCACGGCTCGCCGCCCTGATCCGCGGCCACTGGTCCATCGAGGCGCTGCACCACATCCGTGACGTGACCTTCACCGAGGACGCCCCACAACTCCGCACCGGCAACGCACCCCGGGCGATGGCCACCTGGCGCAACCTCACCATCGGCGCCCTCCGCCTCGCAGGCGTCCACGGCATCGCCGCCGCCCTGCGACGCAACGCCCGCGACCCGCAGCGACCACTCGCCCTCCTCGGACTCACCTGATCCCGAACCGGACATCACGCGACTTCGCCGAGGCCCTGTGCGGGAAGGTCTTGGAGCGGGTGTAGCGGTGGCGCTTCACCATGACGGTGGTCCGTGCCGGAACGATTTCGAGAAGACGCGTAAGGGTGTGGTTCACGATGGTGGCCTGTGTTGGGGCCAGCGTTTGGGTCGAGGTCGGCCCCGTGGACGCGCAGACGCGCCGTCAGCCCTGGGGCCTTGACCCAAGGCCGGGTAGTTAGCGTTTTCGCAGGTCACGCAAGCCCGTTGAGGGATTCTCGACGTGGAGCAGGGGAAGGGTCACGGTCCCGGGTCGGTGCTCGAAGGTCCATGACCAGCCACTCGTCCAGCTCGGGGTCGTAGACGTTCTGGACGCCGAACTGCAGCACCTGCCAGAAGGTGCCGCGGTCGTTCTCGTCGACGTAGATGTCGCCCAGCGCGAGCGGCACACGGGGGTGGTTTCCGGGGGGGCAGTTGCGGGAAGACCACGCCCGCCCTCCAGTGGTTCACGTGCCTCTGCGGGGTGCGCCGTAGCGTCTCCCGCCCAACGAAACGGGCGTTCTCGAGCTCCTGGATCAACGCCTCCGGGTTGAAGCCCGGGGCGCGAGCAGGGATGCTCGTTCAGGCCGGGCCACTTGTATGTCAGCGTGTAGAGCGTGTCGCGGTAGATCAGGTTCGTGAATCAGATCGGGTACTGCCGGCCCCCCGCGGTCATCTGGCTGTCGCGGTCCCTCCCCTCCCCTCCCCTCCCCTCCCCTCCCCTCCCAGGTGAACGGCACCGTGATATCCAGGTCACGTACGATCCACTTGCCCTGCCGCGGAAGTCGCGGGGCAGGCGGGGCGGCAGCGGCTTCGTGGAGGCTTCCTGCCGCACGGCCACGGTCCCGAACGACGGCGCGATCCCGTCCCGGGCACGGCGGCGGCCGGGGGCGGAGCCGCCCGGACGAGGGCGGCCACTCCGGCGAGAGCAGCCGACGCGACCGTCCAGCGTGTGCCTTCGAACCCATGGTCTCCCTCGGCTGTCGTGTCAGGCGCCGTCATGACGCGAGGACAGTCACGGAGATACTGGGACACCGTCCCCGGAATTTTAGATTCCGAAGCCGGCGGGTACGGGGCTTGAAACAGTGGCGCGCGGTTCGGACACGACAGTCATCCAGGGCTGCTGAGGCGGCAGCGCGTCGTGCAGCTCCTCCACGCCCTCGCAGTCTGACCGACATACCGTTGGTGTCCGTCGAAGCGGAGCAGACTCCGGTCGTGGTGCGCGTGCAGCTCGGAGTCCGCCGCCTGGTCACCAATTCACCTACGGCTCCGGCCGGTCACCTGGCGCCGGCCGGGCTCCGCATCGTGGATACCGCGCCTCATCGGGGGAAGTGTCCTCGGATCGGAACGGTCGTCGAAGGGACTGACGAGATGCGTGCTCTGACCTTCATTGTCGGTACGGGGCGCAGTGGGTCAACCGCGCTGTCGGGCATCCTCAACGCGCATCCGGACGTGCTCAGCCTGAACGAGCTGCTGTCGTCGGTGCAGAGCCGGGGCTTCCCCGAAGGCCTCCTCGGCGGCGCAGAGTTCTGGCGGCTCCTGGCCGATCCCAATCCCCTGTTCGAGCGGATGATCCTCAACGGGGTGCCCATGCCGGAATTCGTCTACACGCGCCGTCCCGGGCGCTTCGCGACCGAGACCACCGGTATTCCCGCCCTGTCCCTGATGGTCCTCCCGCACCTGACCGAAGATCCGGACGGCCTGTTCGACGAACTGGAGAAGCAGGTGCGCGCCTGGCCCGAGCGGACCGCCGCCGGACATTACGAGGCTCTGTTCGACCTGTTGTGCGAGAAGTTCGGGCGTACGGCCGTGGTCGAGCGGTCGGGATTCTCACTGGAGCGGGTGCCGCTGCTGCGGAGGAGCTTCCCGCAAGCACGCTTCGTCCACCTGTTCAGGGACGGGCCCGACTGCGCCCTGTCCATGAGCCGGCACACGGGATACCGGCTCATCTTCCTGCTGCGGGAGATCCTCGCCCGGACCGGCGCCGAGCGCGTCGAGGACCTGACCGAGGAGCAAGTCCGCTCTCTGCCGCCCGAGCTGTCGCCGCTGCTGACCGAGCGGTTCAACGCCGCACTGGTACTGGACCGCGATCTGCCGGCGGCGGGCTTCGCGGCGCTGTGGTCGGAGCTCGTCGTACGGGGGGTGGCCCGTCTCGAGGACGTGCCCGCACCGATGCGGACCACGCTCTCCTACGAGGACCTCCTCGATGATCCCCGCCGGGAACTGACGCGTCTGGCAGGCTTCATCGGCGTCGAGCCGCTCCCGCGATGGCTCGACACGGGGACCGCGCGCCTGGACGGCAGCCGGCGGGGCGCCTCCCGGCGGCTGCCCGCGGCCGAACTCGAGGCGCTACGGGAGGGATGCGCCCTCGGGGAACGGGCCCTGACCTGCGCACAGGGGTGGTAGTGCCGCCAAACAGCCGCCACGCGACGGCCGGCATGCGCCGGAGGCAACCGGCGTTGCTCCAAGAGGAGTGAGTACAGCTACTCATGACGGACGCTCGGCAGTGGCCGAGGATGAGCGGTGTCAGCTCAGCGCCATCCGAACGAGGCCGCCCATGCTCAGCCGAATCGCCGCCGCCACCGTACCCGCGTTCGGAAAACTGACCGTCACCTCCGAGGGCGAGACCGGTCCCGGCGCCGGCAGCATCCTGGTGGCCAACCACTCTTCGCTCGCCGATCCGGCCGTCGTGATCGCGGCGCTGCGGCGGTACGGGGTCGAGCCTGTCGTGATGGCCGCCGCAGGCCTGTGGCGGATACCGCTGCTGGGCGCGGCGCTGCGCCGCGAGGGGCACATCGCCGTCCATCGTGGCAGTGCCCGCGCCGGCGAATGCCTGGACGCCGCCGCCGCTGTACTCGCGGCCGGGCACTGCGTCCTGCTCTACGGCGAGGGTCGACTGCCGGGACACGCCGACTCGGGCGAAGCCGCGCCCGGGCCCTTCCGCAGCGGACCGGCCCGACTCGCTGCCGCGACCGGGGCGCCTCTCGTGCCGGTGGGCCAGGCGGGCGCGCGCAGACTGTGCTCCGGCGGGCCGGTCAAGCAGCTCGCCGGCGCCGTGACCGCGCCACTGAGGCGGCCGGGCCTGCACGTGCACATCGGCGCACCGGTGCACCTTTCCGGCCCGGTTCCGGAAGCGACGCTCCGTATCCGGGCCGCCGTCGCCGCCGCCTGGGAGACCGCCGTCCTCACCCAGAGCGGACGACGGCAGGCGGGTCACCCATAGGCCGTCAGACGCACTGCGAGACCGGCCGGAACGGTTCCAGGGCCCGAACGCGCTTGCAGTTCAGGGTGCCGTGACACCGGCGGCGGACGGTGTGCGGAGGTCCCCGCGCCGAGGTGGCGCGGGGACCGGCGGGTGCGGGACGGAGCCCGGTCAGAAGACCTCGCCGTCGGTCTTCAGTTCCAGCCGGACGTTGGTGTCCGCGGTGCCATTGTTGGTCGCACAGGCGGTGTAGTAGCCAGCGCCGGGAAAGGTGCCCCATACCGTGCGCAGGTCGGCGGCCCAGTTGGTCACCAGGCCCGGCGAGCCGGTGCCGGGGACCGTCACGCCGTTGTACTGGAGCTTGAACTTCGCGCCCTGGCCCGATGCCTTGCCATCGGCACGGACCTGGTAGGAGGCGTACTGCTGGATGCAGCGCTGCTCGCCCGGGTGCAGCGTGCCGCCGAAGAACTGACTGGCCGAGGCCGGGCCGGCGCTCGCGAGGAGCGCCGCGGCGCAGACCGCAGCGACCGATGCGGCAGCAGTGAGCCGCAGGCTGGTACGGCGCCGGACGGTACGGGCCGGAGCCGTCGAGGCGGAAGCGGCGGACGTCGCGGATGTTGCTGCTGCGGGCATGTTGCTGGACATGGAATCTCCTCTGGGTGACTGTTCGGCTGCACGTACGTGCTGAGCGGCCGGAAATGCGGTGCCGTACGGCCGGTCGGGGGCGGTGGGCGCGGCCGGTGCCGGCCCGTGGCTCCTCGGCCTCCCCGGCACTGCCCACGGTAGGAGCGACCGCTGTCCGTCCGACACGCCGGAAGATGACCGACTTCCGCTCGAATTCCGCTCGTTGCGCCCGCTGTCGGTCCGGCCGGTGGTATCACCGTTCCCGTGGGGGGACAGCAGGCACCGCTGAGGATGGCCGACCGCTTTGCCGCGGCCCGGGCCAAGGGCTTCGTAGGACGTCAGGCAGAGGTCGAGGCCTTCCGTCGTATCCTGGCGGACGGGCACGGCGCGGTGGTCCACGTGCACGGCTCGGCCGGGATCGGGAAGTCCACGCTGCTGCACCACTTCGCGTGGCTGGCCACTCGCGTAGGCCGGCCGGTGACCGTCATCGCACACGAACCGGCCGAATCGGCCTACGGCAAGGCAACCGGTGACGTGTCGGCGCCTGCGCACGTGGCCCCCGGCAGCCTCGTCGTGGTCGATGTTCCCGGCGCAGTGCCGGCCGCCGAAGGGCTTCTCGCCCACCTGCCCGACGACAGCGTGCTGGCCCTCGCCGACCGCGAGCCGCCGCCGCTCGCCTGGCGGACCGACCCCGCCTGGCTCGGCCTCCTCCATTCCATGCCGCTCGCCCCTCTGGATCCCGTGGACGCCGCAGAACTCCTGACCCGGCGCGGCGTACCGGAGGCAGAGCATCCGAGCGTCCTGGCGTTCACCCACGGCCATCCGCTGGCGCTCGCCCTCATGGCCGACGTGCGGGTCCACGGCTCCCGCGGGAACACCAGCCCGGCCTCACCACCCCGCGTGGTGAACACGCTGCTCGCAGCGCTGCTCGACGTGGTGCCCACGCCGCGGCACCGTGCGGCCCTGGAGGCCTACGCCCAAGCCCTTGTCACCACTGAGCCACTGCTCGCAGCGCTCGTGGG
The Streptomyces sp. NBC_01296 DNA segment above includes these coding regions:
- a CDS encoding N-acetylglutaminylglutamine amidotransferase: MCGLSGEVRFDGGRPDLAAVERMADALESRGPDGRGAWSQGAVALGHRRLKIIDLSERGAQPMTDARLGLTVVFNGCIYNHREVRGRLEDIGHRFFSDSDTEVLVKAYAQWGLECVDLLVGMFAFAVVEHHTGCVVLGRDRLGIKPLYVTQDAHRLRFASTLPALLAGGGVDTSLDPVALHQYLSWHGTVPAPRTVLAGVRKIPPATVRVVERDGTHHDHCYWQPSYTRHSAFGTDPALWREAVYDALRTAVRRRMVADVPVGVLLSGGLDSSLIVALLAEEGLGGFDLPTFAMGFEAENGEDGDEFRFSDLIARTFSTDHHKFMIPTGRLPAALEGAIGAMSEPMVSHDAVAFHLLSEQVAKDVKVVLCGQGADEVFAGYHWYPPIASAGREGAPDAYADAYFDRTHDEVTAMLHPDVAAAHDASMEFVRAHMAAPGAETSLDAALRMDVHALMPDDPVKRVDNMTMAWGLEARVPFLDHELVELAAACPPELKLDQGGKAVLKDIGRKVLPPEIVDRPKGYFPVPGVRQMAGPVLARVRDALTAPEARRRGIFDQRHVAALLAEPDRHRAKRGAGTLWQVASLEIWLQVHGIH
- a CDS encoding PP2C family protein-serine/threonine phosphatase, encoding MLPTILLGAFCLLVMIGLSFAYTDLGTAYTAAAIIAVTLAAAYASHVRLQREETLLHVRLVADTAQKVLLRPLPRRIANVEIESLYLAAQEQARIGGDFYEAVDTPFGVRLLIGDVRGKGMAAVGAASAVISSFREAAYDEPDLRGVVHRLEASISRHSAAFPALDLPERFATALIAEIPHGGGRISLLNCGHPPPLLVRRGEIRVLDPTTPSPPLNLASLIGDHYCVDTLAFAPGDQLLLYTDGVTETRDRAGEFFPLPEWMRRQGPAPPRELLDRLHRALFHYSDGRMDDDIAVLAVQCTSNQVQGQPV
- a CDS encoding histidine phosphatase family protein; this translates as MGELIVIRHGQTEWSLSGQHAGRTDVPLTDAGEAAAKALAPRLARRELVAVFSSPLSRAMRTAELAGLTGARPDPDLLEWDYGGYEGLTAAQIQETRPGWDLWRDGVVPGDVAHPGEELQQVAARTDAVLGRVRPLLDEGDVAVVAHGHLARLLTVRWLGLDASAGRLLGHPHPGTLSFLATEDGQPVISAWNVP
- a CDS encoding ISAs1 family transposase, producing the protein MDGKSLRGAAKAGGRKIHLLAALDHTTGLVLAQLDVQEKTSEITCFQPLLDTFAGLTGMVVTSDAMHTQREHADCLLGRGAHYIVIVKGNQKIRKQLKSLPRKAIPLQGRTREAGHGRGEIRRIKAATVNNLLFPHARQAIQLKRRRVNRKSGKITIKTIYAVTSLPASQASPARLAALIRGHWSIEALHHIRDVTFTEDAPQLRTGNAPRAMATWRNLTIGALRLAGVHGIAAALRRNARDPQRPLALLGLT
- a CDS encoding sulfotransferase family protein, translated to MRALTFIVGTGRSGSTALSGILNAHPDVLSLNELLSSVQSRGFPEGLLGGAEFWRLLADPNPLFERMILNGVPMPEFVYTRRPGRFATETTGIPALSLMVLPHLTEDPDGLFDELEKQVRAWPERTAAGHYEALFDLLCEKFGRTAVVERSGFSLERVPLLRRSFPQARFVHLFRDGPDCALSMSRHTGYRLIFLLREILARTGAERVEDLTEEQVRSLPPELSPLLTERFNAALVLDRDLPAAGFAALWSELVVRGVARLEDVPAPMRTTLSYEDLLDDPRRELTRLAGFIGVEPLPRWLDTGTARLDGSRRGASRRLPAAELEALREGCALGERALTCAQGW
- a CDS encoding lysophospholipid acyltransferase family protein — protein: MLSRIAAATVPAFGKLTVTSEGETGPGAGSILVANHSSLADPAVVIAALRRYGVEPVVMAAAGLWRIPLLGAALRREGHIAVHRGSARAGECLDAAAAVLAAGHCVLLYGEGRLPGHADSGEAAPGPFRSGPARLAAATGAPLVPVGQAGARRLCSGGPVKQLAGAVTAPLRRPGLHVHIGAPVHLSGPVPEATLRIRAAVAAAWETAVLTQSGRRQAGHP